The Setaria viridis chromosome 2, Setaria_viridis_v4.0, whole genome shotgun sequence DNA window TTCACATATCCGTGCTAGGGATTGATGAAGTTTGCTCAGACCATGGCAATTTGACTTTATTATGGGCAGGTCTGTGCCAGATCTAGCTATTGTTGCTGAGAGCTCCTTGATGTCGTTATTGAGATGGAGTTACAAGGCAGGCATGGATAAATCCATGAGCTCCTCAAACGGACAAATTACTCTGGTAACTTTTATCACTTGCCCTTCTAACTTAGTCCTTAGGATCTGGTTGGTGGATTTCAGATTTAGTATAGTGAACTTTAGTGCCTAGTATGTGTAGTAGTTTTGGTTTTAAGTTCTGTATTGTTGCTGCCACATCCATATCGAGCTTATTTAATCCAAACAGAGCAGGTTTTTTTTCCTGGAATTTTGGTACCTAAAACGGGTGTCATGTTTTCTTTGTGGCAAGCATGCTTGAAGAGGTGGTTGAGTTTGTTCACCAATAAACCTACAACTTACCAGTTGATTCAATTTTTAAAGGAAACTAGGGGCCGCCTGGACCATTTGGATTTCATATATATTCAGATTTTACTGAAAAATGCTCATTTTCCTAACATATACTCCACCACAGGTAAATGGATCTGAATTTGGAATTATATCTCTCATGGCCTTAGAGAATGACTTCAGGTACTTCACATTTCTTGCATTGTTGCACTGAGATGCTATTCAGATTGAGAAGTAATAGGTTTGACTGCTGACCCTGTGGTAATAGGATTCCAGAATCTCTGCCATGCCTTCATGACAAAGTTCTTGCAGCAGCTGCGGAAGCAGCTATTAGTTTCTCAACTGACCAGAGAAGGAAGCAGGTATCCATTTCTTTTCTGATCTCTTTTATCGATATGGCAGCTGCTGTACATTTTGGCTTCACATGAAACACTTCGGTGCAGAATCCAGCAGCAGGAATCCTTGGTGGCATCATTAAAGGAATGAAAGGCAAGGCTGAAGAAAATGCAAAAATGAGAGAAAGCTTCACTGTGCAAACCCCCAGCGAACATTTGGAGTCAATTTTCTTGAAAGATTCATTTGTTGAACCATCAATACCCAATCTTGATGACCCGATAGAAGAACTGTCAATAGGTTCTCTTTCCCCTTCCTCATGAGCATTTATCTGAAGTGTTCCCTGTTAACTTGAGAGTATTCAATGCAGATGACATAGAAATTGATGATGAAGTACCAGTAGCCCAGGCACCAGCATCCTCCTCTACATTTCACGGGAACAAGAGAACAGCAGGTCGGACCTAATACTTGTGCATCTTTTTTGTTTCTACTATTGAAGGTTATACTTGTGTAAACTCTGTATGATTTTGTTGGCTgtagaagaggagagagagaagctATTTGAAGGGTCAAGCGATATTGGTAAACCAAGAATGAGAACTCCGCAGGAAATTCTAACAAAATATAAATTTGGCGGGGTAATTAATGTCATGAACATTGCAATCGGTCATGGTTTGCCGTGTATGGGAGCTAAATGTAGATCCATTGCAGGATGCGGCAGCAGCTGCGGCTCATGCAAAGGATAAGCTGATGCAGAGGCAGGAGAAACTGGAGGTGAATAGTTCGATTTCATTACAGTCGCTATGTTGTTTCTTGCAGCCCTTATTCAGAGCAATTCTATGAAGCTGTATTTCGCTTTGTTTTTACAGAGAATAAGCCAGCAAACCGCGGAGCTTCAGAACGGAGCAGAAAACTTTGCTTCCCTGGCGCAGGAGCTTGCGAAAACGATGGAGAACAAGAAGTGGTGGAAGCTATAATCCAACAAAGAGATAGTTCGTGTGTATATTATTGGACAAACGCAATTACTGTGTTGCACTTGCACGCCATCAGTCAGGTGCTGTGTACATTAGTATCATCACTTGTTTGCTACCTGTGGAGGTGCTTGATTACCTTGGCAGCAGGTATTGCAGAGGTTTCATTGTTATTATTCGGTAGCTAGCTTAGGGACGTCGTGCTGAGTTGTATACTAATACCAGCATCAGCAGCACGCAATCTTATGGTGTGCACTGTATTAAGCAAAGGGTcattgttttgtttgtttttactgctgtaaagaaaaaaaggagctTGTAAGGAACTGACTGCTAACAGTATTGATGGCTGCTCGAGGGATCCATCCATGGGGGCACGAACTTGCATGGGAAATGCTTGCTTTGAGAGTACCTCGAGTACAACCATGTATCTGATTCATTTTGCTAGCCTGTTCGATCTTGAGTTGCACTCAAAGCTGTACTCAAATGGTTGTATGCGTAGTGTAGCAATACTTGCAGAAATAGTGAGAAACAAGTCAAGTGATTATTTGGGCAAAAGGAACCTACAACATAATTAACTGCGAAGAACAAACCAACTAAGGCAGAAACTGTGTTATCCGACAGTCCATGCATGGATACATCCATCTCATCTAGTACCGCTCCAGGATAAGCAGTAGAATACAATGCCTGGCCATGGCCGTGAGGCATGTGTTACCAGCCGCTTAAGCGTAATAACTAACAAACTACGACATACAGTTGTTCAATCATTCAAGGACAGTATCCTCTTGGTCACAGGATCCAACCAGGTCAAATAGAACAGTCCAAAAAACCTTCTAATGAATGGACGATGCACTGCTGCCTTTACTGTCTAATAGATCTCAGGGGTCAGGACATTAACATATTCTTAGCTAGTAACATTGCAACCAAGGCAATGCCAATACCTTCAACTACTGCCGTCCTCAGATATACAGCCAATTATCTGTAAATACAAGCGACAGGCAGATGCATATAAAGCCCATTACCTGCGTCTTAGATCTCTCTGCAAAAGGAAAACGGAGGAACTGTAAGTTCGAGGCATGGAACTTTTCCTGACAAATAATGTATCACAGTTTGAAGATACTGGGCTCATATAAAATATACTGACAGAATAAggaatataatatatatatatatatatatatatatatatatatatatatatatatatatatagtcttCTTTCCACTTCAAACTGCTATGTATTAAGCTAGCAAATTATAGCGGGTAAGTATTTTGTACCAATTTTCTATCATCCAATCATTTTGTGCACAACATCTTAGATTCTTAAGAGTGCATTTCTACTTCCTAGAAGCCACGAGCAAGCGGAAACCAAATCTAAAAGTGAAGGCTTACTCTTGGACCACGGTCTGTAACTGGTGTTGGCCTGCTCCCTGTATTATCTGCTTGCTGAATCATCTGTGGACTATCGTGCTTATAGAATGCCTGCAAAGTTCTCACCATGAAAGGACGGACAATGTTCACTTCCATTGCAGACAGATTTTTGAGCTGCGAGAATGGAAGCAAGATGTGTAAGGTACCGTTGGTGCCTGACCAATGAAGCAAGCAGTTAAGCTAGTACGAAACACAGATAGATACAAGGAAATGTAAATCACATCCAATTCAATAATAACTTTAACAGAATCCGAGGAACCAAGAAAGGCCGTTGATTTAGAGTCTGTAATTCTGAAGGAGGAAAATTTACCTTTACAGCATGAGTGCGTCCCGATATTGTCTCTAATCCATTCTCAACCTTGTGGAATCTGACATCTCTGATGTCCTCAATCAAAGATCTCACCTGTGTCACGATCACAACTAGGAGTGAGCATTTTTTCAATACGATTAGGACTTGCTGGATGCAGGAAACAAATTTGTACCGAGACTGATTAAACTCACCAAGTATGCATCTGATATGTCATCACGAGCACTGCAGGAGAAAAATGAGAGTGAATCAGGTTTAGGTTCACAGTCTGTTTTAGCATCAAGGAATATGGGGTGAGGCAGTGATTACTGATCAaacagaagcttggaaatttCAATATAGTGGAATGGTAATGGCTGGAATTCTCGAGGGGACTCTCTTTCTGCTTCCAATACCTGTGTCAAACGGTCTAGTAACATAGAAGGGGGCGCGTTAGTAGATACAGGGGTAATACGCAACCACACATGGAATCAGTTACTGATACGATACTACTACTGAGGAATGCTTTCACAGAGGGAGCAATGCTTTTGCTTG harbors:
- the LOC117842946 gene encoding DNA replication complex GINS protein PSF2; the encoded protein is MAGQSDPHLSIFSPSEVEFAAEDEIVDIVPNIRMEALNMICGDFGPFFPQIPTKVPLWLAVALKKRGKCTIRTPNWMTVDRLTQVLEAERESPREFQPLPFHYIEISKLLFDHARDDISDAYLVRSLIEDIRDVRFHKVENGLETISGRTHAVKLKNLSAMEVNIVRPFMVRTLQAFYKHDSPQMIQQADNTGSRPTPVTDRGPRRDLRRR